Proteins from a genomic interval of Stigmatella erecta:
- a CDS encoding oxidoreductase, producing MSPPEAPVRKKPLEYEPTVTRVQMETPDTATLSLDFGGAPLDYKAGQFLNIDPHQFRELAPLAAFLQEQKGRREIFRSYSLSSAPHEPLVAITVKDEPYLPGFTRYPALLAPLLIHGRLTGARIKVSGFMGPYVLPEDVESRTDHIVHVVAGSGAVPNFSIIKDALHRGLKLRHTFVLSNKTAADMLYREALDALEAAHPDRLRVVHTLTRETDAAPLGPRVRKGRVDQALLEELIPDRETCLVYICGPAITPWDRRKALETRTPATPRFLETVVGHLHTLGVHDKRIKREAYG from the coding sequence ATGAGCCCCCCCGAAGCCCCCGTCCGAAAGAAGCCCCTGGAGTACGAGCCCACCGTGACCCGCGTGCAGATGGAGACGCCGGACACCGCCACGCTCTCCCTGGACTTTGGCGGGGCCCCGCTGGACTACAAGGCCGGCCAGTTTCTCAACATCGACCCGCACCAGTTCCGCGAGCTGGCCCCGCTGGCCGCCTTCCTCCAGGAGCAGAAGGGGCGCCGGGAGATCTTCCGCTCCTACTCCCTCAGCTCCGCGCCCCACGAGCCGCTCGTGGCCATCACCGTGAAGGACGAGCCCTACCTGCCTGGGTTCACCCGCTACCCGGCGCTGCTCGCGCCGCTGCTCATCCACGGCCGGCTCACCGGGGCCCGCATCAAGGTCTCCGGCTTCATGGGCCCCTACGTGCTGCCCGAGGACGTGGAGTCCCGCACGGACCACATCGTCCACGTGGTGGCCGGCTCCGGCGCGGTGCCCAACTTCTCCATCATCAAGGATGCGCTGCACCGGGGCCTGAAGCTGCGCCACACCTTCGTGCTCTCCAACAAGACGGCCGCGGACATGCTCTACCGCGAGGCCCTGGACGCCCTGGAGGCCGCGCACCCGGACCGGCTGCGCGTGGTGCACACCCTCACCCGGGAGACGGACGCCGCCCCCTTGGGCCCCCGCGTGCGCAAGGGCCGGGTGGACCAGGCCCTCTTGGAGGAGCTCATCCCGGACCGGGAGACGTGCCTGGTCTACATTTGTGGGCCCGCCATCACCCCGTGGGACCGGCGCAAGGCGCTGGAGACGCGCACCCCAGCCACGCCCCGCTTCCTGGAGACGGTGGTGGGCCACCTCCACACCCTGGGGGTTCACGACAAGCGCATTAAGCGGGAGGCGTACGGGTAG
- a CDS encoding class I SAM-dependent methyltransferase, which yields MRRELLPAQSPALLRELHLLTREGNLNADSLRKLKQVNHLVGLLRPAVEDVLARHPSAVLVDAGSGNAYLGFILYELFLKDAAEGRLLSIEGRAELTERAKERAQRLGFTRMDFQTAHLEGAPWPERIHLLTALHACDTATDDALLAAIQRNADHVAVVPCCQAEVAAQLKGQRQEVDASLGMLFQHPWHRREFGSHLTNVIRALTLEAFGYQVTVTELTGWEHSLKNELILGRRVHRENRPARAKLEALLGSFGVQPKLTQALGVGPAATRTPPA from the coding sequence GTGCGGCGCGAGCTGCTGCCGGCCCAGTCCCCGGCGCTCCTGCGGGAGCTGCACCTGCTCACGCGCGAGGGCAACCTCAACGCGGACTCGCTGCGCAAGCTCAAGCAGGTCAACCACCTGGTGGGCCTGCTGCGGCCCGCCGTGGAGGACGTGCTCGCGCGCCACCCGTCCGCCGTCCTCGTGGACGCGGGCAGCGGCAACGCCTACCTGGGCTTCATCCTCTACGAGCTGTTCCTCAAGGACGCCGCCGAGGGCCGCCTGCTCTCCATCGAGGGCCGGGCGGAGCTGACGGAGCGCGCGAAGGAGCGCGCCCAGCGCCTGGGCTTCACGCGCATGGACTTCCAGACGGCGCACCTGGAGGGGGCCCCTTGGCCCGAGCGCATCCACCTGCTCACCGCGCTGCACGCCTGTGACACGGCGACGGATGACGCGCTCTTGGCCGCCATCCAGCGCAACGCGGACCACGTGGCGGTGGTGCCCTGCTGCCAGGCGGAGGTGGCCGCGCAGCTCAAGGGGCAGCGCCAGGAGGTGGACGCCTCGCTGGGGATGCTCTTCCAGCACCCCTGGCACCGGCGCGAGTTCGGCTCGCACCTCACCAACGTCATCCGCGCGCTGACGCTGGAGGCGTTCGGCTACCAGGTGACGGTGACGGAGCTGACGGGCTGGGAGCACTCGCTGAAGAACGAGCTCATCCTGGGCCGCCGCGTGCACCGGGAGAACCGTCCAGCGCGGGCGAAGCTGGAGGCGCTGCTGGGCTCCTTCGGGGTGCAGCCCAAGCTGACCCAGGCCCTGGGCGTGGGCCCTGCGGCTACCCGTACGCCTCCCGCTTAA
- a CDS encoding NifU family protein yields the protein MSVNIQLEWTPNPSTLKYVVDRRLLASGAVNFTRREDAEQKSPLARKLMDIQGVTAVMLGLNFVTVTKGAEGEWDELNDAVMSTLDAHLGSDEPVVDEAAVAAARANPADSSSSVEQRIRDILDAEIRPAVAQDGGDITLDRFEGGIVYLHMQGSCSGCPSSTATLKMGIEGRLREAIPEVTEVVSV from the coding sequence ATGTCAGTCAACATCCAGTTGGAGTGGACCCCGAACCCCAGCACCCTGAAGTACGTGGTGGATCGGCGCCTGCTGGCCAGCGGGGCGGTGAACTTCACCCGCCGCGAAGACGCGGAGCAGAAGTCCCCCCTGGCCCGCAAGCTGATGGACATCCAAGGCGTCACCGCGGTGATGCTGGGCCTCAACTTCGTCACGGTGACCAAGGGCGCGGAGGGCGAGTGGGACGAGCTGAACGACGCGGTGATGTCCACGCTGGATGCGCACCTGGGCAGCGATGAGCCCGTGGTGGACGAGGCGGCCGTGGCGGCCGCGCGCGCGAACCCGGCGGATTCCAGCTCCTCGGTGGAGCAGCGCATCCGGGACATCCTCGATGCGGAGATCCGCCCCGCGGTGGCGCAGGACGGCGGCGACATCACCCTGGACCGCTTCGAGGGTGGCATCGTCTACCTGCACATGCAGGGCTCGTGCAGCGGCTGCCCCTCCTCCACGGCGACCCTGAAGATGGGCATCGAGGGGCGCCTGCGCGAGGCGATTCCCGAGGTGACCGAGGTGGTGTCCGTCTGA
- a CDS encoding DUF2378 family protein, whose protein sequence is MEPKPPIRPLSEPASPPRVPVSVMEGLFVRGLKAEGRLAERLLSLGYDLKKPEVHYSVLTYQRCVNAARQELFSHLSDEEAHRLLGRKMMEGFLETLLGKVVGVAMPMIGPAHVVDRIPRYCAMMGRADMAPQITSAGEKARRIAFKDIYNRPEFLAGAIEAGMERTHVRPTVTVEERTPEGYRLFLRW, encoded by the coding sequence ATGGAGCCGAAGCCACCCATCCGCCCGCTGTCCGAGCCCGCCTCGCCTCCCCGCGTGCCGGTAAGCGTCATGGAGGGGCTCTTCGTCCGGGGGCTCAAGGCCGAGGGGCGCCTGGCCGAGCGGCTGCTCTCGCTGGGGTATGACCTCAAGAAGCCCGAGGTGCACTACTCGGTGCTGACCTACCAGCGCTGTGTGAACGCCGCCCGGCAGGAGCTGTTCAGCCACCTGAGCGACGAAGAGGCCCACCGGCTGCTCGGCCGGAAGATGATGGAGGGCTTCCTCGAGACCCTGCTGGGCAAGGTGGTGGGCGTGGCCATGCCGATGATTGGCCCGGCGCACGTGGTGGACCGCATTCCGCGCTACTGCGCGATGATGGGCCGCGCGGACATGGCGCCCCAGATTACCTCCGCGGGCGAGAAGGCCCGGCGCATCGCCTTCAAGGACATCTACAACCGGCCCGAGTTCCTGGCCGGCGCCATCGAGGCGGGCATGGAGCGCACCCACGTGCGGCCCACCGTCACCGTGGAGGAGCGCACCCCGGAGGGCTACCGGCTCTTCTTGCGCTGGTAG
- a CDS encoding GNAT family N-acetyltransferase, producing MSRPTPSTLRVHRALTEVAQQDWDALLDDAAVPFMEWAFLAALEESGSVVPERGWHPRHLTLWQGSRLVAAAPAYLRDDSEGEFVFDGTWADAAGRVGLRYYPKLVLTVPFTPVTGRRILVAPGEDRALREAELYAGALAYSRSEGISGIHVLFPSQEELGVLEDSSFAVRLGVQYQWHNPGYHTLEDFLGRFHAKRRHQLRRELRAPAEQGITLRTLRGEELSELGSEEIFRFYHSTVDKYPWGRRLLTPEFFARLLATFRHRCEFVEARREGQRIAGAFNLVGPGALYGRYWGCIEEHPFLHFNVCLYHPIQEAIAQGLRRFEPGAGGEHKLTRGFEPHLTYSAHLLLHPRLDRAVRAFLSQEQAAVRTGLSRWHAATGFKKEGV from the coding sequence ATGTCCCGTCCGACGCCCTCCACCCTGCGCGTCCACCGCGCCCTCACCGAGGTTGCCCAGCAGGACTGGGACGCGCTGCTGGACGACGCGGCCGTGCCCTTCATGGAGTGGGCCTTCCTCGCGGCGCTGGAGGAGAGCGGCAGCGTGGTGCCCGAGCGGGGCTGGCACCCGCGCCACCTGACGCTGTGGCAGGGCTCGCGCCTGGTGGCCGCCGCGCCCGCGTACCTGCGCGACGACAGCGAGGGCGAGTTCGTCTTTGACGGCACCTGGGCCGACGCGGCCGGCCGGGTGGGCCTGCGCTACTACCCCAAGCTCGTGCTCACCGTGCCCTTCACCCCCGTCACCGGGCGGCGCATCCTCGTGGCCCCCGGCGAGGACCGCGCCCTGCGCGAGGCGGAGCTGTACGCGGGAGCCCTGGCCTACTCGCGCTCCGAGGGCATCTCCGGCATCCACGTCCTCTTTCCCTCCCAGGAGGAGCTGGGCGTGCTGGAGGACTCCAGCTTCGCGGTGCGCCTGGGGGTGCAGTACCAGTGGCACAACCCCGGCTACCACACGCTCGAGGACTTCCTCGGCCGCTTCCACGCCAAGCGGCGCCACCAGCTGCGCCGCGAGCTGCGCGCGCCCGCCGAGCAGGGCATTACCCTGCGCACGCTGCGAGGCGAGGAGCTCTCGGAGCTGGGCAGCGAGGAAATCTTCCGCTTCTACCACTCCACGGTGGACAAGTACCCGTGGGGCCGCCGCCTCCTCACGCCGGAGTTCTTCGCCCGCCTGCTTGCCACCTTCCGCCACCGCTGCGAGTTCGTGGAGGCCCGGCGGGAAGGCCAGCGCATCGCCGGAGCGTTCAACCTCGTCGGCCCTGGCGCCCTGTATGGACGGTACTGGGGGTGCATCGAGGAGCATCCGTTTCTGCACTTCAATGTCTGCCTGTACCACCCCATCCAGGAGGCCATCGCCCAGGGGCTGCGGCGCTTCGAGCCGGGCGCTGGCGGGGAGCACAAGTTGACGCGCGGCTTCGAGCCCCATCTCACCTACAGCGCGCACCTGCTCCTTCACCCTAGACTGGACCGGGCCGTACGTGCCTTCCTGTCCCAGGAGCAGGCGGCCGTGCGCACGGGACTGTCCCGGTGGCACGCGGCGACCGGTTTCAAGAAGGAAGGGGTGTGA
- a CDS encoding ATP-dependent Clp protease adaptor ClpS: MAQKFENDENVVTETRPEKKLKKPTLYKVLLHNDNYTTREFVVAVLKEIFHKSEADAVQIMLHVHYNGIGVAGVYTYEVAETKVKTVEDAARDNGYPLRLSMEPEEG, encoded by the coding sequence ATGGCCCAGAAGTTCGAAAACGACGAGAACGTCGTCACCGAGACCCGCCCCGAGAAGAAGCTCAAGAAGCCCACCCTCTATAAGGTGCTTCTGCACAACGACAACTACACGACGCGGGAGTTCGTGGTCGCGGTCCTCAAGGAAATCTTCCACAAGTCCGAGGCAGATGCCGTGCAGATCATGCTGCATGTTCATTACAACGGCATCGGCGTGGCGGGCGTTTATACCTATGAGGTCGCCGAGACGAAGGTCAAGACCGTAGAGGATGCAGCCCGGGACAATGGGTACCCGCTGCGCCTCTCGATGGAACCAGAGGAAGGTTGA
- the clpA gene encoding ATP-dependent Clp protease ATP-binding subunit ClpA — MAGPQIAKELQTSFRKALEEARRMQHEYLTLEHLLLALTKDARTREVLKGCGANVKRLEERLEAFLEETVERLPEDADGEPQQTIGVERVLHRAAMHALSAEQKVIDGGDVLVALFREDESQALYFLQQEGVTRLDLLNFISHGITKEGADIKGGEARGVPAGEDEEGEAPRKSPLAAYTTLLNAEAKAGRIDPLIGREKELERTIQVLCRRRKNNPLYVGETGVGKTAIAEGLALRIHEDKVPEVLKGAEVYSLDMGALLAGTKFRGQFEERLKGVLKELQEHPNAILFIDEIHTIVGAGATSGGSMDASNLLKPALANGRLRCIGSTTYQEFKASFERDRALSRRFQKIEVPEPSVEDTVLILEGLKSRYEQHHGVKYDTDALRAAAELSAKHINDRFLPDKAIDVIDESGAAERLKPEGQRTGKVTMADVEAVVAKMARIPAKSVSAQEGVQLQNLEKELRAVIFGQDEAIQNLTSTIKLARSGLRSPEKPIGSFLFSGPTGVGKTELAKQLAAVLGVEFLRFDMSEYSEKHTVSRLIGAPPGYVGFDQGGLLTDAVRKHPYAVLVLDEIEKAHPDLFNILLQVMDHATLTDNNGRKADFRNIILILTTNAGAREMNVQAIGFGDTQAPSDPKRAKKAIERTFTPEFRNRLDGWLLFGGLSSEIILKVVDKEVGLLQKMLVEKNVKLELTTAARAWLAEHGYDPAFGARPMARLVDNRLKKPLAEAILFGELKHGGTAVFDVEGEELKLKPVPLPSAKA, encoded by the coding sequence GTGGCTGGACCCCAGATTGCCAAGGAGTTGCAGACGAGCTTCCGGAAAGCGCTGGAGGAGGCGCGCCGGATGCAGCACGAATACCTCACGCTCGAGCACCTGCTGCTGGCACTGACGAAGGATGCCCGCACGCGTGAGGTCCTCAAAGGATGCGGGGCGAACGTCAAGCGCCTGGAGGAGCGGCTGGAGGCCTTCCTGGAGGAGACGGTCGAGCGCCTGCCTGAGGACGCGGACGGCGAGCCCCAGCAGACCATCGGCGTGGAGCGGGTGCTCCACCGCGCCGCCATGCACGCGCTGTCGGCCGAGCAGAAGGTCATCGATGGTGGGGACGTGCTCGTGGCGCTGTTCCGCGAGGACGAGAGCCAGGCGCTCTACTTCCTCCAGCAGGAGGGCGTGACGCGCCTGGACCTGCTCAACTTCATCTCCCACGGCATCACCAAGGAAGGCGCGGACATCAAGGGCGGCGAGGCCCGTGGCGTGCCGGCCGGGGAGGACGAGGAGGGAGAGGCGCCGCGCAAGAGCCCGCTGGCGGCGTACACCACGCTGCTGAACGCCGAGGCCAAGGCGGGGCGCATCGATCCGCTCATCGGCCGCGAGAAGGAGCTGGAGCGCACCATCCAGGTGCTGTGCCGCCGGCGCAAGAACAACCCGCTCTATGTGGGCGAGACGGGCGTGGGCAAGACGGCCATCGCCGAGGGCCTGGCGCTGCGCATCCACGAGGACAAGGTCCCCGAGGTCCTGAAGGGCGCCGAGGTCTACTCGCTGGACATGGGCGCGCTGCTCGCGGGCACCAAGTTCCGCGGCCAGTTCGAGGAGCGCCTCAAGGGCGTGCTCAAGGAGTTGCAGGAGCACCCCAACGCCATCCTCTTCATCGACGAGATTCACACCATCGTCGGGGCGGGCGCCACCAGCGGGGGCTCCATGGATGCCTCCAACCTGCTCAAGCCGGCGCTGGCCAACGGGCGCCTGCGCTGCATCGGCTCCACCACCTACCAGGAATTCAAGGCCTCCTTCGAGCGGGACCGGGCCCTGTCCCGGCGCTTCCAGAAGATCGAAGTGCCCGAGCCCTCGGTGGAGGACACGGTGCTCATCCTGGAGGGGCTCAAGAGCCGCTACGAGCAGCACCACGGGGTGAAGTACGACACGGATGCGCTGCGCGCCGCCGCGGAGCTGTCCGCCAAGCACATCAATGACCGGTTCCTGCCGGACAAGGCCATCGACGTCATCGACGAGTCGGGCGCCGCCGAGCGCCTCAAGCCCGAGGGCCAGCGCACCGGCAAGGTGACCATGGCGGACGTGGAGGCCGTGGTGGCCAAGATGGCGCGCATCCCCGCCAAGAGCGTCTCGGCGCAGGAGGGCGTGCAGCTGCAGAACCTGGAGAAGGAGCTGCGGGCGGTCATCTTCGGCCAGGACGAGGCCATCCAGAACCTCACCAGCACCATCAAGCTGGCGCGCAGCGGCCTGCGCTCGCCCGAGAAGCCCATCGGCAGCTTCCTGTTCTCCGGCCCCACGGGCGTGGGCAAGACGGAGCTGGCCAAGCAGCTGGCCGCCGTGCTCGGCGTGGAGTTCCTGCGCTTCGACATGAGCGAGTACTCGGAGAAGCACACCGTGAGCCGGCTCATCGGCGCGCCCCCGGGCTACGTGGGCTTCGACCAGGGCGGTCTGCTCACGGACGCCGTGCGCAAGCACCCCTACGCGGTGCTGGTGCTGGATGAAATCGAGAAGGCCCACCCGGACCTCTTCAACATCCTGCTCCAGGTGATGGACCACGCGACGTTGACGGACAACAACGGCCGCAAGGCGGACTTCCGCAACATCATCCTCATCCTCACCACCAACGCGGGCGCGCGCGAGATGAACGTGCAGGCCATCGGCTTCGGGGACACGCAGGCCCCGTCGGATCCGAAGCGCGCGAAGAAGGCCATCGAGCGCACCTTCACGCCGGAGTTCCGCAACCGGCTGGATGGGTGGCTGCTGTTCGGTGGGCTCTCCTCCGAGATCATCCTCAAGGTGGTCGACAAGGAAGTGGGCCTCCTCCAGAAGATGCTGGTGGAGAAGAACGTGAAGCTGGAGCTGACCACCGCGGCCCGGGCGTGGCTCGCCGAGCACGGGTACGATCCCGCCTTCGGCGCGCGCCCCATGGCGCGGCTCGTGGACAACCGGCTGAAGAAGCCGCTGGCGGAGGCCATCCTCTTCGGCGAGCTGAAGCACGGCGGCACCGCCGTCTTCGACGTCGAGGGGGAGGAGCTCAAGCTCAAGCCCGTGCCGCTTCCCTCGGCCAAGGCCTAG
- a CDS encoding citrate synthase — protein MSATEAAALLGIKRTTLYTYVSRGLVRCVPQKGTKQSRYVRMDLERLKVRHDARAGHAAVASGALRWGEPVIDSSVTRIDARGAAYRGHLAVEMVARGASFEAVTELLWTGQLPAAVVRWPAPPLPFLPSALKGLLPAEAPPLAVLSAVVPLLGAADSVRFAASPEQEWLRARRLLRLLGAWVGAVQGPGRVAEALAQDSLAAGLVQAWGVKARGAAGLLDRALVLCADHELNVSTFAVRVARAVADAMREEGHPPPTVDFGLVALAAVLGLPRGAATALFAVRRAAGWVAHVLEQREQGHVLRPRARYVEAKKEG, from the coding sequence GTGTCCGCAACGGAGGCGGCGGCGTTGCTGGGCATCAAGCGGACGACGCTCTACACGTACGTGAGCCGGGGCCTCGTGCGGTGCGTTCCGCAGAAGGGGACGAAGCAGAGCCGCTATGTGCGCATGGACCTGGAGCGGCTGAAGGTCCGGCACGATGCGCGGGCGGGGCATGCGGCGGTGGCCTCGGGCGCGCTGCGCTGGGGCGAGCCCGTGATTGACTCCTCCGTGACGCGCATCGATGCGCGGGGCGCGGCTTACCGGGGCCACCTGGCGGTGGAGATGGTGGCGCGCGGAGCCTCCTTCGAGGCGGTGACGGAGCTGTTGTGGACAGGGCAACTGCCGGCGGCTGTCGTGCGGTGGCCCGCGCCGCCGTTGCCCTTTCTCCCCTCGGCGCTGAAGGGCCTGCTCCCCGCCGAGGCGCCTCCCTTGGCGGTGCTCTCCGCGGTGGTGCCCCTGCTGGGGGCTGCGGACTCCGTGCGTTTCGCGGCGTCCCCCGAGCAGGAATGGCTTCGCGCCCGGCGGTTGCTCCGGCTGCTGGGCGCCTGGGTGGGCGCGGTTCAGGGACCCGGCCGTGTGGCCGAGGCCCTGGCGCAGGACTCCCTGGCCGCGGGGCTGGTGCAGGCCTGGGGGGTGAAGGCCCGGGGCGCGGCCGGGCTGCTCGACCGGGCCCTGGTGCTCTGCGCGGACCACGAGCTGAACGTCTCGACCTTCGCGGTGCGGGTGGCGCGCGCGGTGGCGGACGCCATGCGGGAAGAAGGGCACCCGCCGCCTACCGTGGACTTCGGACTGGTGGCGCTGGCGGCGGTCCTGGGCTTGCCCCGGGGGGCGGCCACGGCGCTGTTCGCGGTGAGGCGCGCCGCGGGTTGGGTGGCCCACGTGCTGGAGCAGCGCGAGCAGGGCCACGTGCTGCGGCCCCGGGCCCGCTACGTGGAGGCCAAAAAAGAAGGGTGA
- a CDS encoding cupin domain-containing protein has product MPSPHLIHESELSWTDITHGYHLANEEAIYVLAGQGSLRLGEETLPLKAGDYVALPAGPGTAHQLFNEGPEPLRYLALSTMQAPDIVMYPDSRKVGVFGGAAPGETRPRASCMPTSPWPPRWTTGTARTRASRSLAPAGEPAGGGYRFLVRERW; this is encoded by the coding sequence ATGCCCTCCCCTCACCTCATCCACGAATCGGAGCTGTCCTGGACGGACATCACCCACGGCTACCACCTCGCCAACGAGGAGGCGATCTATGTGCTCGCCGGCCAGGGCTCCCTGCGCCTGGGGGAGGAAACGCTGCCGCTGAAGGCCGGGGACTACGTCGCGCTCCCGGCGGGCCCCGGCACCGCGCACCAGCTCTTCAATGAGGGGCCCGAGCCCCTGCGCTACCTGGCCCTCTCCACCATGCAGGCCCCGGACATCGTCATGTACCCGGACTCGAGGAAGGTGGGCGTGTTCGGCGGCGCGGCGCCAGGGGAGACAAGGCCGCGCGCTTCCTGCATGCCTACCTCCCCCTGGCCGCCGAGGTGGACTACTGGGACGGCGAGAACACGGGCGAGCCGGAGCCTGGCACCGGCGGGTGAGCCTGCCGGAGGCGGCTACCGCTTCTTGGTGCGCGAGCGCTGGTAG
- the rsgA gene encoding ribosome small subunit-dependent GTPase A, with amino-acid sequence MLLESLGWGPDLGLALSQLSSASPLSLVPGRVVRQARGLLSVQTAERLYLARTAGRLLHQASGIEALPTVGDWVALTLPAGEGEALLQAVLPRRSVLVRREAGSEHEGQLIAANFDAVFLVAGLDGDFNPRRIERALAVAWKSGATPVVLLSKADLHEDAAARVEEVRALAPGVSVLALSAQTGAGLEEVRARLPPGKTGVLLGSSGVGKSTLVNRLLEEERLATQSVRVEDNKGRHTTTHRELFLLPHGGLLIDGPGVRELGLWGEEEGVQQAFDDVLALAAGCRFSDCRHQREPGCAVRAEVEAGRLSQERLDNFEKLQREQAHRERQVSGTAQREHKRTQRNLTQEAYQRSRTKKR; translated from the coding sequence ATGCTTCTTGAATCTCTCGGCTGGGGCCCCGACCTCGGCCTCGCGCTGTCGCAGCTCTCCTCCGCTTCTCCGCTGTCCCTCGTCCCTGGCCGCGTGGTGCGGCAGGCGCGGGGGCTCCTCTCCGTTCAAACCGCCGAGCGGCTCTACCTCGCGCGCACCGCGGGCCGGCTCTTGCACCAGGCCTCGGGCATCGAGGCACTGCCCACCGTGGGAGACTGGGTCGCGTTGACCTTGCCCGCCGGGGAGGGCGAGGCGCTGCTCCAGGCGGTGCTCCCGCGCCGCAGCGTCCTTGTCCGGCGCGAGGCGGGCAGCGAGCACGAGGGGCAGCTCATCGCCGCCAACTTCGATGCGGTGTTCCTGGTGGCGGGGCTGGATGGGGACTTCAACCCGCGGCGCATCGAGCGGGCGCTCGCCGTGGCCTGGAAGAGCGGGGCCACGCCCGTGGTGCTGCTCAGCAAGGCGGATCTCCACGAGGACGCCGCCGCCCGTGTCGAGGAAGTCCGTGCTCTGGCGCCGGGCGTCTCCGTGCTCGCCCTGAGCGCGCAAACCGGCGCTGGGTTGGAGGAGGTGCGTGCGAGGCTTCCGCCTGGGAAGACGGGCGTCCTGCTCGGCTCCTCGGGCGTGGGCAAGTCCACCCTCGTCAACCGGCTCTTGGAAGAGGAGCGGCTGGCCACGCAGTCCGTCCGGGTGGAGGACAACAAGGGGCGGCACACCACCACCCACCGGGAGCTCTTCCTGCTGCCCCACGGGGGCCTGCTCATCGACGGGCCCGGTGTCCGCGAGCTTGGGCTGTGGGGCGAAGAGGAGGGCGTGCAGCAGGCCTTCGATGATGTCCTGGCCCTGGCGGCCGGGTGCCGCTTCTCGGATTGCCGCCACCAGCGGGAGCCCGGCTGCGCGGTGCGCGCCGAGGTGGAGGCGGGCCGGCTCTCCCAGGAGCGGCTCGATAACTTCGAGAAGCTCCAGCGGGAGCAGGCCCACCGGGAGCGCCAGGTGAGCGGCACCGCGCAGCGCGAGCACAAGCGCACCCAGCGAAACCTCACCCAGGAGGCCTACCAGCGCTCGCGCACCAAGAAGCGGTAG
- a CDS encoding methyl-accepting chemotaxis protein, with protein MKLPNRFRLSLGLSVKFILVTGAISAIVAVILTTVATRRLHQSLVVAHASEGAALALGLTRAAEQEARSAGESVSLQNLIESFQVQQGVSYIYVSDSTGRVLAHTFRGMPPAELIASTRVEPIVLEQEPEQRRIQEVELGTGKARLHALDIAVPLVDNRGVVHVGVQRDALGKKASQLSQEMLLLALVLVAGSVVVAAVFVRTIVRPLRNLTDVAAHIVESGDLTRSIQVTSGDEVGRLAKSFSQVVEKLREVTINLQQAAEALKQSTDHLNASSNEQAQTVSRQAAALQETQVTAHEIRQTSLLASQKAASVLAVAERADELARSGEAAIEMTMAGLNDIRNQVGKIAQKIIELGERTQQIGGITQTVKDLADQSNMLALNAAIEAVRSGEHGKGFGVVAREIRALADQSIQATSRVRELLDDISTSVSDAVRITESGAERMESGLTQVRTSGQNLRELSGIVQDNAAAVRQIAAAVNQQNVGINQIHQAVNELSKMMDDTVARIGSTGEAATTLQIISEQLSSAVKSYRVE; from the coding sequence GTGAAATTGCCCAATCGGTTCCGTCTCTCGCTTGGCCTGTCCGTCAAGTTCATCCTGGTCACCGGGGCGATCAGCGCCATCGTGGCGGTCATCCTCACCACGGTGGCCACGCGCAGGCTGCACCAGAGCCTCGTGGTGGCGCACGCGAGCGAGGGGGCCGCGCTGGCCCTGGGGCTCACCCGGGCCGCCGAGCAGGAGGCCCGGAGCGCCGGGGAGAGCGTCTCCCTGCAGAACCTGATCGAGTCGTTCCAGGTGCAGCAGGGGGTGAGCTACATCTACGTGTCGGACTCCACGGGCCGCGTCCTCGCGCACACCTTCCGGGGCATGCCCCCCGCGGAGCTGATCGCCAGCACGCGCGTGGAGCCCATCGTGCTGGAGCAGGAGCCCGAGCAGCGGCGCATCCAGGAGGTGGAGCTCGGCACGGGCAAGGCGCGGCTGCACGCGCTCGACATCGCCGTGCCCCTGGTGGACAACCGGGGCGTGGTGCACGTGGGCGTGCAGCGCGACGCCCTGGGGAAGAAGGCCTCGCAGCTGTCCCAGGAGATGCTCCTGCTGGCGCTGGTGCTCGTGGCGGGCAGCGTGGTGGTGGCCGCGGTGTTCGTGCGCACCATCGTGCGGCCCCTGAGGAACTTGACCGATGTGGCCGCCCACATCGTCGAGTCCGGAGACCTGACGCGCTCCATCCAGGTGACGAGCGGGGATGAGGTGGGCCGGCTCGCCAAGAGCTTCTCCCAGGTGGTGGAGAAGCTGCGCGAGGTGACCATCAACCTCCAGCAGGCCGCCGAGGCGCTCAAGCAGTCCACCGACCACCTCAACGCCTCGTCCAACGAGCAGGCGCAGACCGTCTCGCGCCAGGCCGCCGCGCTCCAGGAGACGCAGGTGACGGCGCACGAGATCCGCCAGACGAGCCTCCTGGCCTCGCAGAAGGCCGCCTCGGTGCTGGCGGTGGCCGAGCGCGCCGACGAGCTGGCCCGCTCGGGCGAGGCGGCCATCGAGATGACGATGGCGGGCCTGAACGACATCCGCAACCAGGTGGGCAAGATTGCCCAGAAGATCATCGAGCTGGGCGAGCGCACGCAGCAGATCGGCGGGATTACGCAGACGGTGAAGGACCTGGCCGACCAGTCCAACATGCTGGCGCTCAACGCCGCCATCGAGGCGGTGCGCAGCGGCGAGCACGGCAAGGGCTTCGGGGTGGTGGCCCGCGAAATCCGGGCCCTGGCGGACCAGTCCATCCAGGCCACCAGCCGGGTGCGCGAGCTGCTCGATGACATCAGCACCTCGGTGAGCGACGCGGTGCGCATCACCGAGAGCGGCGCGGAGCGCATGGAGTCGGGGCTGACGCAGGTGCGCACCTCGGGCCAGAACCTGCGCGAGCTGTCCGGCATCGTCCAGGACAACGCCGCGGCCGTGCGGCAGATCGCCGCCGCGGTGAATCAGCAGAACGTGGGCATCAACCAGATTCACCAGGCCGTGAACGAGCTGTCGAAGATGATGGACGACACGGTGGCGCGCATCGGCTCCACGGGCGAGGCGGCCACCACGCTGCAAATCATTTCCGAGCAGCTCAGCAGCGCCGTGAAGAGTTACCGGGTAGAGTAG